The following are from one region of the Advenella mimigardefordensis DPN7 genome:
- the rpsQ gene encoding 30S ribosomal protein S17, giving the protein MSETTQTTPAKRQRTLIGKVVSNKMDKSVVVLVERRVKHPIYGKIVVRSNKYKAHDESNEINEGDTVEIAEGRPISRSKSWSVVRLIEAARVI; this is encoded by the coding sequence ATGAGCGAAACAACGCAAACGACACCCGCAAAGCGTCAGCGTACCCTGATCGGTAAAGTGGTTAGCAACAAGATGGACAAATCCGTCGTCGTTCTGGTAGAACGTCGCGTGAAGCACCCCATCTACGGCAAAATCGTGGTCCGTTCAAACAAGTACAAAGCGCATGACGAATCCAATGAGATCAACGAAGGCGACACAGTAGAAATTGCTGAAGGTCGTCCTATTTCACGCAGCAAATCGTGGAGTGTTGTTCGTCTTATTGAGGCCGCCCGCGTCATCTGA
- the rpmC gene encoding 50S ribosomal protein L29, translating into MKASELRSKETTELSKELESLLRAQFSLRMQRATQQLSNTSQLLKVRRDIARVRTVMTEKAAGK; encoded by the coding sequence ATGAAAGCAAGTGAACTCCGTTCGAAAGAGACGACAGAGCTGTCCAAAGAGCTCGAAAGCCTGTTGAGGGCGCAATTTAGCCTGCGTATGCAGCGCGCTACTCAGCAGCTGTCCAACACTAGTCAGTTGTTGAAAGTGCGTCGCGACATCGCGCGTGTACGCACCGTCATGACTGAAAAAGCTGCAGGTAAGTAA
- the rplP gene encoding 50S ribosomal protein L16, translating into MLSPARRKYRKEQKGRNTGLATRGTNVNFGDFGLKATGRGRLTARQIEAARRAMTRHIKRGGRIWIRIFPDKPISQKPAEVRMGNGKGNPEYWVAEIQPGKVLYEMDGVSEELAREAFRLAAAKLPIATTFVTRHFGA; encoded by the coding sequence ATGTTGTCACCAGCACGCAGGAAATACCGTAAAGAGCAGAAAGGCCGTAATACCGGTCTGGCTACGCGCGGTACCAATGTAAACTTTGGCGACTTCGGTCTGAAAGCGACTGGTCGCGGCCGTCTGACGGCTCGCCAGATTGAGGCAGCCCGTCGTGCCATGACCCGTCACATTAAACGTGGCGGCCGTATCTGGATCCGTATTTTCCCAGACAAACCGATCTCTCAGAAACCTGCTGAGGTCCGGATGGGTAACGGTAAAGGTAACCCGGAGTACTGGGTCGCCGAGATCCAGCCTGGTAAAGTATTGTACGAAATGGACGGCGTCAGCGAAGAGCTGGCACGTGAGGCGTTCCGTCTGGCAGCGGCCAAGCTGCCAATCGCGACAACGTTTGTCACACGTCACTTCGGCGCTTAA
- the rpsC gene encoding 30S ribosomal protein S3 produces the protein MGQKIHPTGFRLAVNRNWSSRWYADDKDYGTMLAEDVRVREYLKRKLKNASVGRVLIERPAKNARITVFSARPGVVIGKRGEDIESLKSDLQRLMGVPVHVNIEEIRKPETDAQLIADSIAQQLEKRIMFRRAMKRAMQNAMRLGAQGIKIMSSGRLNGIEIARTEWYREGRVPLHTLRAIIDYGTSEAQTTYGIIGIKVWVYKGDLLPNGEMPAEVAAAPREDERRPRRPRGDRPDGQRRPGGRGRNSGRKAGDAAAPAAAATEGE, from the coding sequence ATGGGTCAGAAAATTCACCCTACCGGGTTCCGTCTCGCAGTTAACCGTAACTGGAGCTCACGCTGGTACGCTGACGATAAAGACTACGGCACAATGCTGGCCGAAGACGTCCGCGTTCGCGAGTACCTGAAACGGAAACTGAAAAACGCATCCGTTGGTCGCGTCCTGATCGAGCGTCCTGCAAAAAATGCACGGATCACAGTATTTTCAGCGCGTCCCGGTGTTGTCATCGGTAAGCGCGGCGAAGATATCGAGAGCCTGAAGTCAGATCTGCAGCGCCTGATGGGCGTGCCGGTTCACGTTAATATCGAAGAAATTCGCAAGCCTGAAACCGATGCTCAGCTGATCGCTGATTCCATCGCTCAGCAGCTGGAAAAACGGATCATGTTCCGTCGCGCCATGAAACGTGCGATGCAGAACGCCATGCGCCTGGGTGCGCAGGGTATCAAGATCATGTCTTCCGGCCGTCTGAATGGTATCGAGATCGCCCGTACCGAATGGTATCGTGAAGGTCGTGTGCCTCTGCACACCCTGCGCGCCATCATCGATTACGGTACCTCTGAAGCACAGACTACCTACGGTATTATTGGTATCAAAGTCTGGGTTTACAAAGGTGATCTGCTGCCTAACGGCGAAATGCCCGCTGAAGTGGCTGCTGCTCCTCGTGAAGATGAGCGTCGCCCACGTCGTCCTCGCGGTGACCGTCCTGATGGACAGCGTCGTCCAGGCGGCCGTGGTCGCAACAGTGGTCGCAAAGCAGGTGATGCTGCAGCGCCAGCCGCAGCAGCGACAGAAGGAGAATAA
- the rplV gene encoding 50S ribosomal protein L22 → METTAVIRGVHISAQKTRLVADMIRGKSVAHALNILTFTPKKAAGIVKKALESAIANAEHNDGADIDELKVTTIYVDKAQSMKRFSARAKGRGNRIEKQTCHIVVKVGA, encoded by the coding sequence ATGGAAACTACAGCCGTTATTCGTGGTGTACATATCTCTGCGCAAAAAACCCGTCTGGTTGCGGACATGATCCGTGGCAAGTCTGTGGCACATGCGTTGAATATCCTTACATTCACACCTAAAAAAGCCGCTGGTATCGTCAAGAAAGCCCTGGAATCCGCAATTGCGAATGCCGAGCACAATGATGGTGCCGATATTGACGAACTGAAAGTAACGACAATCTATGTCGACAAAGCTCAGTCAATGAAGCGATTCTCCGCAAGGGCCAAAGGCCGCGGTAACCGTATCGAGAAGCAGACTTGCCACATTGTGGTCAAAGTCGGCGCATAA
- the rpsS gene encoding 30S ribosomal protein S19, which yields MSRSIKKGPFVDAHLLKKVDAAVDGKEKKPIKTWSRRSTILPDFIGLTIAVHNGRQHVPVYVNENMVGHKLGEFAHTRTYKGHAADKKSKR from the coding sequence ATGTCACGTTCTATTAAAAAAGGTCCTTTCGTAGACGCCCACCTGCTCAAAAAAGTGGATGCCGCTGTCGATGGGAAAGAGAAAAAACCGATCAAAACCTGGTCGCGTCGTTCAACCATCCTGCCTGATTTCATCGGCTTGACAATTGCTGTTCACAATGGCCGTCAGCACGTGCCTGTGTATGTGAACGAAAATATGGTTGGTCACAAGCTTGGCGAGTTTGCGCATACCCGTACATACAAGGGCCATGCTGCAGACAAAAAGTCTAAGAGGTAA
- the rplB gene encoding 50S ribosomal protein L2: protein MALVKTKPTSAGRRGMIKVVHPELHKGAPFAALVEPQKRSSGRNNNGHITVRHRGGGHKSHYRVVDFRRNKDGIPAKVERLEYDPNRTAHIALLCYADGERRYIIAPRGLEVGASLLSGKEVPIRVGNTMPIRNIPIGSTIHCIEMLPGKGAQIARSAGASAVLMAREGIYAQVRLRSGEVRRVHIDCRATIGEVSNGDHSLRQYGKAGAMRWRGIRPTVRGVAMNPVDHPHGGGEGRTGEAREPVSPWGTPAKGFKTRRNKRTDSMIVSRRKRK from the coding sequence ATGGCCTTAGTTAAAACAAAACCAACGTCTGCCGGCCGTCGCGGCATGATCAAGGTGGTTCACCCTGAGCTGCATAAAGGCGCGCCTTTTGCTGCCCTGGTTGAGCCGCAGAAACGTAGTTCCGGCCGTAACAACAACGGTCACATTACTGTTCGTCATCGTGGCGGTGGCCATAAGAGCCATTACCGCGTCGTTGATTTCCGTCGCAACAAGGATGGTATCCCTGCCAAGGTAGAACGCCTGGAATACGATCCTAACCGTACTGCACACATTGCCCTGCTTTGCTATGCAGACGGCGAGCGTCGTTACATCATCGCTCCTCGTGGTCTGGAAGTCGGCGCTTCACTGTTGTCCGGCAAGGAAGTACCTATCCGTGTGGGTAACACCATGCCGATCCGTAACATTCCTATCGGTTCAACCATCCACTGCATCGAAATGCTGCCAGGCAAAGGCGCGCAAATCGCCCGTTCCGCCGGTGCATCCGCTGTACTGATGGCCCGTGAAGGCATTTACGCTCAGGTCCGCCTGCGTTCCGGTGAAGTTCGCCGCGTGCATATTGATTGCCGCGCGACAATCGGTGAAGTCAGCAACGGCGATCACAGCCTGCGTCAATACGGTAAAGCCGGTGCGATGCGTTGGCGTGGTATTCGTCCGACCGTTCGTGGTGTTGCCATGAACCCGGTTGATCACCCACACGGTGGTGGTGAAGGCCGTACAGGCGAAGCACGTGAACCGGTCAGCCCATGGGGTACACCGGCCAAAGGCTTCAAAACCCGCCGCAACAAGCGTACTGACTCAATGATTGTGTCACGTCGTAAGCGTAAATAA
- the rplW gene encoding 50S ribosomal protein L23 — protein MKAERLLQVILAPVITEKATFIAESGEKPQIALRVAPDATKPEVKAAVEMLFKVEVDSVSVLNRKGKVKRSGRFTGRRKANRIAYVSLKKGQELDFTEVN, from the coding sequence ATGAAAGCAGAACGTCTATTGCAAGTGATTTTGGCTCCCGTCATCACCGAAAAAGCGACATTCATCGCCGAATCTGGTGAGAAACCCCAAATCGCGCTGCGTGTTGCACCTGATGCAACCAAGCCCGAAGTGAAAGCAGCTGTTGAAATGCTGTTCAAAGTTGAAGTTGATTCCGTCTCTGTACTGAACCGTAAAGGTAAGGTCAAGCGTTCAGGCCGTTTTACCGGTCGTCGCAAAGCCAACCGTATTGCCTACGTTTCACTGAAGAAAGGTCAGGAACTCGACTTTACGGAGGTAAACTGA
- the rplD gene encoding 50S ribosomal protein L4, producing MDLKLLNDQGQSDATVSAPDTIFGRDFNEALVHQVVIAYQANARSGNRAQKDREQVKHSTKKPWRQKGTGRARAGMTSSPIWRGGGRTFPNSPEENFSQKVNKKMYRAGIRSILSQLAREDRIAVVDAFTFDTPKTKLAASKLKAMGLDSVLIITDTVDENTYLATRNLPNVAVVEPRYADPLSLVHYKKVLITKAAIAQFEEMLG from the coding sequence ATGGATCTTAAGCTCCTGAACGATCAGGGCCAGTCTGACGCAACCGTCAGCGCACCTGACACCATCTTTGGTCGTGACTTTAACGAAGCACTGGTTCACCAGGTCGTGATTGCCTATCAGGCAAACGCACGTTCCGGTAATCGTGCCCAGAAAGATCGCGAACAGGTCAAACACAGCACGAAAAAACCATGGCGCCAAAAAGGCACCGGACGCGCTCGTGCCGGTATGACATCTTCCCCCATCTGGCGTGGAGGTGGTCGTACATTCCCGAACTCTCCTGAAGAAAACTTCAGCCAGAAAGTTAACAAAAAAATGTATCGCGCGGGTATCCGTTCGATCCTGTCTCAACTGGCTCGCGAAGATCGCATCGCCGTTGTTGACGCTTTCACTTTCGATACGCCTAAAACAAAACTGGCCGCATCAAAACTGAAAGCCATGGGTCTGGATTCTGTTCTGATCATCACCGACACCGTTGATGAAAACACCTACCTGGCAACACGCAATCTGCCAAACGTAGCTGTTGTAGAACCGCGTTACGCTGATCCGCTGTCTCTGGTCCACTACAAAAAAGTGCTGATCACCAAAGCAGCTATCGCTCAATTCGAGGAGATGCTGGGATGA
- the rplC gene encoding 50S ribosomal protein L3, translated as MSNTTPTPAAHRLGLVGRKVGMMRIFTEEGESIPVTVLDVSNNRVTQVKSLDTDGYAAVQVAYGERRASRVVKAQAGHYAKAGTEAGSILKEFRLDPAKAAEFTAGAVVAVESVFEAGQKVDVQGTTIGKGFAGTIKRHHFGSQRASHGNSRSHRVPGSIGQAQDPGRIFPGKRMSGHLGDVTRTVQNLDVVRVDAERGLLMVRGAVPGHKNGDVVVLPAIKMSAKGAK; from the coding sequence ATGTCGAATACGACACCTACGCCTGCCGCTCATCGGCTGGGACTGGTTGGTCGCAAGGTTGGCATGATGCGTATCTTCACGGAAGAAGGCGAGTCAATCCCTGTCACCGTGCTGGACGTATCCAACAACCGCGTTACCCAGGTCAAGTCTCTGGACACAGACGGCTATGCTGCCGTTCAGGTTGCCTACGGCGAACGCCGTGCAAGCCGTGTGGTCAAGGCGCAAGCAGGTCACTACGCAAAAGCCGGTACAGAAGCCGGTTCCATCCTTAAAGAATTCCGTCTCGATCCTGCAAAGGCCGCTGAATTTACAGCCGGTGCCGTTGTTGCTGTCGAAAGCGTATTCGAAGCAGGCCAGAAAGTCGACGTGCAAGGCACAACGATTGGTAAAGGCTTTGCCGGTACCATCAAGCGTCACCATTTTGGTTCCCAGCGCGCTTCTCACGGTAACTCCCGGTCGCATCGCGTACCCGGTTCTATCGGTCAGGCACAGGACCCAGGTCGTATTTTCCCTGGTAAACGCATGTCCGGTCACCTGGGTGATGTAACCCGTACCGTTCAAAATCTTGATGTCGTCCGTGTTGACGCTGAACGTGGTCTTCTGATGGTCCGTGGTGCAGTACCCGGTCACAAGAATGGCGACGTCGTGGTTCTGCCGGCCATCAAAATGTCTGCGAAAGGAGCCAAATAA
- a CDS encoding FGGY-family carbohydrate kinase gives MDKYIIGVDIGTQSTKALIAGTGGRVLAQASVAYHPDTPKPLWAQQDAQVWLEAFLRSVRECVAQALQQGVRQEQIAGLCISSLYGGAGIPVDADCQPLYPCLIWMDRRATAETSMIRRQVDLQRLFAITGNGVDSYYGFTKMLWIKHHEPQIWEKTAWFLPPNSWIAHYLTGELAVDHSSAGNIGGVYDMQRHCWSDEALAMVGLDAAKMPPRLLESTDVVGTVTADKAALLGLSQGIPIVLGGIDAAIATFAGGVRKPGDHVAMLGTSMCWGYLQTETESGRDLVCMPYVYKGQAQRYVFGGAATAGGAVTWFVEQFCQAEQALAAQQGVSVYTLLEQQAASLPPGAHGLVFLPYLMGERSPVWDAHASGTFAGLNLTHTRAHLYRAVIEGIAFALWHNMQAVGERRQGLDQRLVVVGGAVNSSLWMQIIADVTGYPVYTIEEEVEAAMGAALLGAVGLGLVSEEQVEQGWTHVACRAIPDEQAHQAYQQLFAVYEGLYPAMRASMHALADMRGG, from the coding sequence ATGGATAAATACATTATCGGCGTCGATATTGGCACGCAGAGCACCAAGGCGCTGATCGCAGGAACCGGCGGCCGTGTGCTGGCTCAGGCGAGTGTTGCGTACCATCCCGACACCCCTAAACCCTTGTGGGCGCAACAGGATGCGCAGGTCTGGCTGGAGGCATTTTTGCGCAGTGTGCGCGAGTGCGTTGCTCAGGCGCTGCAACAGGGCGTGCGACAGGAGCAGATTGCCGGCTTGTGTATCAGCAGCCTGTACGGCGGGGCTGGTATTCCGGTAGATGCCGATTGCCAGCCGCTGTATCCGTGCCTGATCTGGATGGACCGGCGGGCCACGGCGGAAACCAGCATGATTCGCCGACAGGTGGATCTGCAGCGACTGTTTGCGATTACCGGCAATGGGGTAGATAGTTATTACGGCTTTACCAAAATGTTGTGGATCAAACATCACGAGCCGCAGATCTGGGAAAAAACAGCCTGGTTCCTGCCGCCCAATAGCTGGATTGCCCATTATCTGACGGGTGAGCTGGCGGTTGATCACAGTTCTGCCGGCAATATCGGCGGCGTTTATGACATGCAGCGTCACTGCTGGTCCGACGAGGCCCTGGCGATGGTGGGGCTGGATGCGGCGAAAATGCCGCCGCGACTGCTGGAGAGCACCGATGTGGTTGGAACGGTGACGGCCGATAAGGCAGCGCTGCTGGGACTAAGTCAGGGCATTCCGATAGTGCTGGGCGGCATTGATGCGGCGATTGCCACTTTTGCGGGAGGGGTGCGCAAGCCAGGGGACCATGTGGCCATGCTGGGCACCAGTATGTGCTGGGGCTATCTGCAGACCGAAACGGAAAGTGGCCGTGATCTGGTCTGCATGCCTTACGTCTACAAGGGTCAGGCGCAGCGTTATGTTTTTGGCGGCGCGGCCACGGCGGGTGGCGCAGTAACCTGGTTTGTGGAGCAGTTTTGTCAGGCGGAGCAGGCGCTGGCCGCCCAGCAGGGGGTGTCGGTCTACACCCTGCTGGAGCAGCAGGCCGCATCGCTGCCACCGGGCGCGCATGGTCTGGTATTTCTGCCCTATTTGATGGGGGAGCGCAGTCCGGTGTGGGATGCACATGCCAGTGGTACATTTGCCGGCCTGAATCTGACGCATACCCGGGCCCATCTGTATCGGGCGGTCATCGAAGGCATCGCTTTTGCCCTGTGGCACAACATGCAGGCCGTGGGTGAGCGGCGCCAGGGGCTGGATCAGCGTCTGGTCGTCGTAGGGGGCGCCGTCAATTCCAGCCTGTGGATGCAAATTATTGCCGATGTGACGGGCTACCCGGTCTACACCATTGAAGAAGAAGTCGAGGCGGCAATGGGGGCGGCGCTGCTGGGGGCTGTCGGACTGGGGCTGGTGAGCGAGGAGCAGGTGGAGCAGGGCTGGACGCATGTGGCGTGCCGCGCCATACCGGACGAACAGGCGCATCAGGCATACCAGCAGCTTTTTGCGGTTTATGAAGGCCTGTATCCGGCTATGCGGGCGTCAATGCACGCGCTGGCGGACATGCGCGGCGGCTAG
- the deoC gene encoding deoxyribose-phosphate aldolase produces the protein MSPPKNSAAPTEQRQPFARNEIMPLDLALVAAQRANLSAIERRIASLPGRRSVKKEAQAAWLLKAVSCIDLTTLNGDDTPERVRRLCAKAAQPVRQDLLNAMGFTLPLTTGAVCVYHRYVSTAVDALAHTLIPVAAVSTGFPAGLSPHELKLQEIAASVAAGAREIDIVITREHVLTGNWTALYQEMCEYRQACGEAHVKAILATGDIRTLRNVAKASMVCMMAGADFIKTSTGKEGVNATLPVSLVMLRAIRTFHELTGKHVGYKPAGGVSTAKDALNYLILVNEELGRRWLEPDLFRFGASSLLADIERQLEHFVTGRYSATNRHPMG, from the coding sequence GTGAGTCCCCCAAAAAATTCTGCCGCCCCCACCGAGCAGCGGCAACCGTTTGCCCGCAACGAGATTATGCCACTGGATCTGGCGCTGGTCGCAGCGCAGCGTGCCAATCTGAGCGCTATTGAGCGCCGCATTGCTTCTTTGCCCGGCAGACGCAGCGTCAAAAAAGAGGCTCAGGCGGCCTGGCTGCTGAAGGCCGTCAGTTGCATCGACCTCACCACACTGAACGGCGATGACACGCCGGAGCGGGTTCGCCGCTTATGTGCCAAAGCAGCCCAGCCAGTTCGCCAGGATCTGCTGAACGCCATGGGCTTCACGCTGCCGCTAACCACCGGTGCCGTCTGCGTATACCATCGCTATGTGAGCACCGCCGTCGACGCCCTGGCGCATACCCTCATCCCGGTTGCTGCCGTCTCTACCGGTTTTCCGGCGGGGCTCTCGCCGCATGAACTGAAGCTGCAGGAAATCGCGGCTTCGGTTGCCGCAGGTGCCCGGGAAATTGACATTGTAATTACGCGCGAGCATGTGCTGACCGGCAACTGGACCGCCCTTTATCAGGAAATGTGCGAGTATCGCCAGGCCTGCGGTGAGGCGCATGTAAAGGCCATTCTGGCAACCGGCGACATCCGCACGCTGCGCAATGTGGCCAAAGCGTCCATGGTGTGCATGATGGCCGGCGCCGATTTCATCAAGACCTCTACCGGCAAGGAAGGCGTCAATGCCACCCTGCCCGTGTCGCTGGTCATGCTGCGCGCTATCCGTACCTTTCACGAGCTCACCGGCAAGCACGTGGGTTATAAACCCGCAGGCGGCGTGTCTACTGCCAAAGACGCACTCAATTACCTGATTCTGGTCAACGAAGAGCTGGGCCGACGCTGGCTGGAGCCCGATCTGTTCCGCTTTGGCGCTTCCAGCCTGCTGGCTGATATAGAGCGCCAGCTCGAACATTTCGTGACCGGCCGCTATTCGGCCACCAACCGCCACCCAATGGGTTAA
- a CDS encoding aldehyde dehydrogenase family protein, whose translation MTVNDYFMSMQYGTAPESDSAARQWLASHQSRFTQFIGGRFTKADDNATFETLEPATGKVLATLSQASQGDVDAAVKAARKAQKDWQAMGGHARARHLYSLARMLQKHSRLFAVLESLDNGKPIRESRDLDVPLAARHFLYHAGIAQLQETELAQWQPYGVVGQIIPWNFPLLMLAWKVAPALASGNTVVLKPAELTSLTALLFAELAAQTLPAGVLNVVTGDGAVGQYLVAHKGVDKIAFTGSTEVGRLIRSQTAGSGKGLTLELGGKSPFIIFDDADIDSAIEGIVDAIWFNQGQVCCAGSRLLVQESIAEQVYAKLRARMKTLRVGPSLDKNIDMSAIIDATQLQRIRTLVTDGVSQGGQLWQPTETTLPGDGAYYPPTLITGVQPASTLAQEEIFGPVLVSMTFRTPQEAVELANNTRYGLAASVWSENINLALDIAPKLRCGVVWINASNLFDAAVGFGGVRESGYGREGGLEGIYEYLKPASWAKAAPYRAVLSHSLAQAHAAGDSFALPAIDRTAKLYIGGKQTRPDNGASLPVIDSEGKIAGHISLGSRKDIRNAVAAARKATGWQQATTFNRAQVLYYLAENLSYRADELVQRLARLTGSSTKNAAHEFELGLERLFTFAAWADKYDGRVHTPPMRGVALAIPEAIGVIGVICPDDAPWLSMISLIAAGLAMGNSLVVVPGARSALLATDLYQVLETSDVPAGVVNIVTGDGSELAAVLADHDDVDSVWAFGDNELAQLVQQRSVGNLKRTFGNDGKAIDWYQWSGADSQLFLRQATQIKNIWIPYGD comes from the coding sequence ATGACAGTCAACGATTACTTTATGTCCATGCAATACGGTACCGCTCCTGAAAGCGACAGCGCCGCCCGCCAATGGCTGGCTTCCCACCAGTCGCGTTTTACGCAATTTATTGGCGGACGTTTCACCAAAGCCGACGACAATGCAACATTCGAGACGCTGGAGCCCGCGACCGGCAAGGTGCTGGCAACGCTGAGCCAGGCCAGCCAGGGCGATGTCGATGCCGCGGTCAAGGCAGCGCGCAAGGCGCAAAAAGACTGGCAGGCAATGGGCGGTCATGCGCGTGCCCGGCATCTATATAGTCTAGCACGCATGCTGCAAAAGCATAGCCGCCTTTTTGCCGTTCTGGAGTCGCTCGACAATGGCAAACCCATCCGCGAATCGCGCGATCTGGATGTCCCTCTGGCGGCACGCCATTTTCTGTACCATGCCGGGATCGCCCAGCTTCAGGAAACCGAACTGGCCCAATGGCAACCTTATGGCGTCGTGGGTCAGATTATCCCCTGGAATTTTCCGCTGCTGATGCTGGCCTGGAAAGTTGCGCCGGCGCTGGCCAGCGGCAACACCGTCGTACTGAAACCCGCAGAATTAACCTCTCTAACGGCCTTGCTGTTCGCCGAACTGGCGGCCCAGACATTGCCGGCAGGCGTGCTGAACGTCGTAACCGGCGATGGCGCTGTCGGCCAATACCTGGTGGCCCACAAGGGCGTGGATAAAATCGCCTTTACCGGCTCGACCGAAGTGGGTCGCCTGATCCGCAGCCAGACTGCCGGTTCCGGCAAAGGACTGACACTGGAACTGGGCGGCAAATCCCCCTTTATTATTTTTGATGATGCCGACATCGACAGTGCCATTGAAGGCATTGTGGACGCCATCTGGTTTAATCAGGGGCAGGTGTGCTGCGCCGGTTCGCGCCTGCTGGTACAGGAAAGCATTGCCGAACAGGTCTATGCCAAACTGCGCGCCCGCATGAAAACCCTGCGCGTCGGCCCGTCCCTGGACAAAAACATCGATATGTCAGCCATTATCGATGCAACGCAATTGCAGCGCATTCGTACACTGGTTACCGATGGGGTCAGCCAGGGCGGCCAGCTGTGGCAGCCCACGGAAACCACGCTGCCGGGAGATGGCGCGTATTATCCTCCTACCCTCATTACCGGGGTGCAGCCGGCCTCGACGCTGGCACAAGAGGAAATTTTCGGGCCCGTTCTGGTCAGCATGACCTTCCGCACACCACAGGAAGCAGTGGAACTGGCCAACAACACCCGCTACGGCCTGGCCGCCAGCGTTTGGAGCGAGAACATCAATCTGGCACTGGATATCGCACCGAAACTGCGTTGCGGCGTGGTATGGATCAACGCCAGCAACCTGTTTGACGCCGCCGTGGGCTTCGGTGGCGTGCGTGAATCCGGCTACGGTCGCGAAGGGGGGCTGGAAGGTATTTACGAATACCTGAAACCGGCGTCCTGGGCCAAGGCTGCGCCATACCGGGCCGTGCTCAGCCATAGTCTGGCACAGGCCCATGCCGCCGGCGACAGCTTTGCGCTGCCGGCAATCGACCGTACCGCCAAACTATATATCGGTGGCAAACAAACACGCCCGGATAACGGCGCCAGCCTCCCTGTCATCGACAGCGAAGGCAAGATCGCCGGGCACATTTCCCTGGGTAGCCGCAAAGATATTCGCAACGCCGTTGCTGCTGCGCGTAAGGCGACCGGCTGGCAACAGGCCACCACCTTCAATCGTGCTCAGGTTCTGTACTATCTGGCCGAAAACCTGTCGTACCGCGCCGATGAGCTGGTGCAACGGCTGGCCCGCCTGACCGGCAGCAGCACGAAGAATGCTGCCCACGAATTCGAACTGGGACTGGAGCGACTCTTTACCTTTGCCGCCTGGGCCGACAAATACGACGGGCGTGTACACACCCCGCCCATGCGTGGCGTCGCGCTGGCGATACCGGAGGCCATCGGGGTCATCGGCGTGATCTGCCCCGACGATGCCCCGTGGCTCTCCATGATTTCCCTGATTGCCGCCGGTCTGGCAATGGGCAATAGTCTTGTTGTTGTGCCTGGCGCACGCAGCGCGCTATTGGCCACCGACTTGTATCAGGTATTGGAAACCTCTGACGTTCCGGCTGGTGTGGTCAATATTGTGACCGGCGACGGGTCCGAGCTGGCCGCAGTCCTGGCCGATCACGATGATGTGGACAGCGTCTGGGCTTTCGGTGACAACGAGCTGGCCCAGCTCGTACAGCAACGCTCGGTAGGTAATCTGAAACGCACTTTCGGCAACGACGGCAAGGCCATCGACTGGTACCAGTGGTCGGGGGCCGACAGTCAGCTGTTTCTGCGTCAGGCCACCCAGATCAAGAATATCTGGATTCCCTACGGGGACTGA
- a CDS encoding RbsD/FucU family protein, giving the protein MLKNIDPLLNADVLHALRAMGHGDELIISDAHFPSDSIARHTSIGKLLRIDASADRVAQAILSVMPLDSFVPDPALRMEVVDDPTQIPEVQQDVQALLDAPLQLAPIERHAFYERARRAYCVITTSDTRSYGCFIFKKGVLNPTQTNRHPA; this is encoded by the coding sequence ATGCTCAAGAACATTGATCCACTGCTTAACGCCGACGTGTTACACGCCCTGCGCGCCATGGGGCATGGCGACGAACTGATTATCAGCGACGCTCATTTTCCGTCCGATTCCATCGCCCGGCACACCAGTATCGGCAAACTGCTGCGTATCGACGCCAGCGCCGACCGGGTGGCTCAGGCGATCCTCTCGGTCATGCCGCTGGACAGTTTCGTACCCGATCCGGCGCTGCGCATGGAAGTCGTTGACGACCCGACACAGATTCCCGAGGTGCAACAGGATGTGCAGGCGCTGCTGGACGCCCCCCTGCAACTGGCTCCCATAGAACGCCACGCGTTCTACGAGCGTGCCCGCCGCGCCTACTGTGTGATTACCACGAGTGATACCCGCAGCTATGGTTGCTTTATCTTCAAAAAAGGCGTGCTCAATCCCACCCAGACCAACCGTCACCCTGCCTGA